Part of the Terriglobia bacterium genome, GAGCCGCGCGGAGTGCAGCGGCCAATGTGCCGGCCGGACAGCGGTTCGCCGCCGGGCGCTGAGCAGGCGCGGATTTTTTCCCTGCAGAGCGGGGAGAAGGGAGAAACACAATGCTGCTTTTGAAATATCTGCTGATGATCGCCGGGGTGGGGCTGTTTGGCAGTGCCGCGGCGCTCGTCGCCTACGACGTCTATATCGCCGCACAACTTCGCCGCCTCCTGGCCCGCGGAGAACAGGAGGGGGGCCGCGCGCCGTTGGAAGCAGAAGGGCCTGCGCTGCTGCGCCGCCCTTTTCCGCCGGTCCGCTGGTCGCTGGCCCAGCGGCTGGCCCTGGCCGCGCTGCTGTCGCTGTGCGTTGCGCTGAGCATCGCCGTGATCCCCGACGGCATGGCGGGGATCCGCGTCAGCCAGATCTCCGGCGTGCGCCTGGGGACGCTCTATCCCGGCGTGCATCTGCTCGTGCCGTTCGTGGACCGCGTGGCGCTGTATGACACGCGCGAGCAGGTGTATACGACGCTGGCCGCGGAAGATCCAAGGAAAAAGGGCGACGTGCTGAAGGTACAGGCGCGCGAGGGGCTGGAGGTCGGTCTTGCGGTGGCGGTGCGCTACCGGCTGGATCCCCGGCGGCTCGGCGCGATTCACGCGGACCTGCCGCAACCGGTGCGGGAAGAAGTGGTGGCTCCGGTCGTCGCGACGGTCTACCGTCAGCTCGCACCCAACTACATCATCCGGGAACTCTTCGCGACCCGGCGCGAGGAACTCCGCCAGAAAGCCGCCGAAGCCATTGCCGCGCGGCTCGGCGCCGACGGAATCGTCGTGCGGGAGGTCCTGCTGCGCGAGATCCAGCTTCCTGCCGAATACGCGCGGGGCCTGGAGGGGCTGCTTCTGAAGGAACAGGAGAATGAGCGCCTGGGCACGGAGCAGGAGATCAAGCAGAAACAGGTACGCATCGCCGAGCTGGAGGCCGAGGCGCAGAAAACCCGCGACGTCAAGCAAGCGGAAGCGAATGCCCAGGTACGCGTGCTCCAGGCCAAGGCGGAATCCGATGCCATGCAGTACACCCTGCCGCTGAAGCAGAAGCAGATCGAACAGACCAAGCTGGAAGCCGTGGCACGCAAGGAAGCCACGCTCCAGAACGCCGACGCCGCGGCACAGGCCAAGATCATCGACAGCAGGGCCGAAGTCGAGCGCCAGAAGAACCTGGCCGAAGCCGAGGCCAACCGGATTCGCGTCACCGCCGCGGCCGACGCGGAGCGCATGCGGCTGGAAGCGGTTGTGCTAAAGCAGAACCCCATGTTGATTCAGAAGATTATTGCAGAGCGCCTCTCCGACAAGTTGCAGATCATGATGGTGCCGATCGACGGAAAAAATTTCTTCGCGAACGATGTGCTGCGTTCCGCCTTCAGCGGCGCCGCGGCCAACAGCAGCGAAGCGGCGCCCAATGATCCCGAAGATCCCCCGGCGAATGTTTCGGCGCAGAAGCGGCCGAGCCGCCGGCCGTAGGCGCACAGGCTGAAACTGTCCGGAGCGAAGTCGAGGAAGCCCGTGCCACAGAACTGCGGAAACGAGCTCCGCCGGCCAAAAACCCTGCGGGTGGCTGGTGAGCGCGACGCACAGTGGAAAAACGGAGGCCGCCGCCTTCGCAAGCCGCCAGCGCCGCGCCGCCAGCCATCCGGCTGGCGGTTTCCTGCCGGCAAAGATCTCCTAGGAGCGCTTCACCGGCTCGCGCAGGCCCATTCGTTCCAGGCGCGGCAGAACCTCGTCGCGGAAGTACGGGAATTCCTTGAGGTAGTTGACGAAGGTGATGGTGCTGCCGATGAACCCGGCCTGGCTGATCTTCGCCAGCTCGCCCGCCACATCGTCGGGCGCGCCGATCAGCGGATAAACACCGTGCCCGCCGACGAAGCGCTCGCGGAAGAGCTGGAACGCTTCCGGCGGAAAAGACTGCGCATGCAGGCCCTGCAGCGTCATCAGGTGCTCCGCCGCGGGAAGATCGCCCATCTTTTTGGTGTAGTAATCGTGGTACTCGACGGCTTCCTTCTTCGTGGGACGCACCACGACGTAGGACGTGGTGAAAACATCGATCGCGCGGTTCATTCCGGCGGCGATGCCCTTGATGCTTTCCACGTCTTTCCTGCCCTTTTCCAGGTCGACCAGCACGGTAAAAAGAAAATCGCAGTTGCGCGCGCCGAACGTGCGGCCCGCGCCGGAGGAGCCCGCGTTCATCACCACCGGACGTCCCCCGTAAGGCTTGGGCTCCCCGACCACCCCGCGCACCTTGAAAAAGCGCCCGCTGTAGTCGAAGGGCGCCTTCTCCGTCCAGATCTTCTGGACGATGTCCCACCACTCCTGGCCGTAGTCGTAGCGTGTGTCGTGCTCGCGCTGCGCGATCCCGAACATCTCGAACTCGTCCTGGTTCCACCCGCAGACGATGTTCAGCCCGAAGCGGCCTTCGCTGATATGCGAGATGGTGACCATCTGCTTGGCCGCGAAGATAGGATGCACCAGGGGAGCGTGCACCGTGCCGAATACGGTGATCTTTTTCGTTTTGGCCAGCAGTCCGCAGGCCCAGGTGAGCGTCTCCAGCGTGCTCCCCTGGAAATTCGATTCGCCGCCGTAGCCTTTCCAGCGCGCGATGGGCAACAGGAATTCAATCCCTGCCTCATCGGCCATCTGCGCCAGCTGGAGGTTGTTCTCCCAGGAGGCGTCCCAGCGCTCAGGCACCTTGGTGACGGCCATGCCGCTCGAGCAGTTGGGCGAAAAGATGCCCAGCTTGAGCTTGTTGCGGTTGAACATCGATGTGGGGGGCCGTGTCATGGAGCCGGTTTCCTTTCCAAAGTAGGAGTGCTATCGAATGCCGGATTATACGGATAAAAAAGCTTTCCGCGCACAGGACTTTTTCGAAAGGGGTTCTCGCAGGATGAGCTTCCCGATTCTCTTCCGCGCGGGTCGCCGATCCCGCGTCACGGCGCTCCGCAGCCGTGCTATCATCGCCGCGCGTCCCCGTGAATGCCACGCGACATCTTCCTGCGCCCCGCCCGCTAAGCCGTCTCTTCCTGTGCGCCCTGTGCTGTTTCGCCGTACTGGGCTTTGCGTCCGCGTCCCGCGCCGGCTCCCTCGAAGAGGCCGCGCGGGGCCTGGCCCGGCAGACGGCGTCCCTCGCGGCGGCGCACGCTCCGTTGCGCCTGGTGTGGGGCAATGCCTCTTCGCTTTCCGAAGCGGAAAGCGAAGCCCTGCGGCGGGCCTTCGTCGCGGAGCTATCCGGCCGCCGCGCCACGCTCACCGAGGAGGCCGCCGCGCCCGAGCTGCGCGTTTCCTTGCGCGAGACCCCGGCGCATCTGCTCTTTGTCGCCGTTTTTCCCGGCGCGGAAGACTCCTCCGAGGTGCGCATGGTGGAGGTGCCGCGCGCCGGAATCTCCGTGGACGAACACGCGCCTTCCGTCCTGCGCCTGCAGAGGGAACTGCTCTGGGGGCAGCGCGAGCCGCTTCTGGACGCCGCGGAATTCCCCGGCGATGCGGCGCGGCCGGGTCTTCTTCTGCTTCTCGGCCGGGAATCGCTTGCTCTGCTTCATGCGGAGAAGGACAGCTGGACGCTGCAGGATTCCGCGCCGCTGCTCCCGGCTGCCGCGCCGGCCCGGGATTTGCGCGGAGAGATTCGCCTCAACGGGCCGCGCGCCCAGGTTATTCTTCCCGGCCGAATCTGCGCCGCGAGTTTCGAAACGAAAATTTCGCTGGACTGCCGCGCCGCCAGCGAGCCCTGGCGCGCAAGAGTGCCGCTGCGCTCGGCCTGCGACTCCGCGCTCTGGCAACTCGCCACCGGCTCCGGCGATTGGTCGGTGGCCGACCAGATCCGCCTGGAGAGCGAGCCCGGACAGAGTTCGGGCGCTTCCACGGCCAGGCCGCTGGATCTGCCTGGGCCGGTATTGTCGCTTTCTCCCGCGCCGGAGAACCGTTCGGCTTGGGCCGTGGTCTGGAATCTCGCTTCGGGGAACTATGAGGTCTATCGCATCACATTGGCGTGCGGGAATTAGCCTGCTGGCGGCGTTCGCGGCCCTGAGCGCGCCGTTGCGCGCCGCGGAGCGCCCGCGCTACGGCGGAACGCTGCGCGTGGAGATGCGCGCCGCCGCGGTCTCCCTCGATCCGCGCGACTGGCGCGCGGGCTCGGAAGAGGCGGCCAGCGGCGCAAAACTTGCGGCGCTGCTTTTTGACCGCCTCGTGGCGCTGGACAACTACGGCCGCTTTCTGCCGCAGCTCGCCGCGGAGTGGTCGCATGACCCTTCCTTCCATCGCTGGCAGTTCACGCTGCGACCGGAGGTGAAGTTTTCCGATGGCACGCCGCTCACCGCCGCCGGCGTGGCCGCCGCGCTCGCGCCGCTCCTGCCCGCTACCCGGCAGGTGAGCGCTTCCGGCAGCGCCGTCGTGTTCCAGTCCGCCGCGCCGATGCCCGATCTTCTCGAGGAGCTCGCCTCCGGCCGCTATTTCATCTATCGCGCGCCCTCCGCGGGCGTTCTCCTGGGCACCGGCCCGTTCGTTCTCGCTGCTGCGCCCCCGGCTAGTGCCGCGGGGGCCGCATCCCCGCCGCCAGGCGCGGCACTCGCGCGCAACGAGGCGCATCTCACGTTTCGCGCCAACGCGGAAGCCTGGTCCGGCCGCCCGTTCGTGGACGCCGTCGAGGTGACGCTGGGTGTGCCGCCGCTGCGCCAGCTCTACGATCTGCAGCTGGGCCGTGCCGACCTGATCGAGCTCTCCCCGGATCTGGTGCGCCGCGCGGTGCAGGCCGGCCTGCACACCTGGGCTTCCGCGCCCGTGACGCTCTACGCGCTGCGCTTCGACGACACCCTGCCCGCCGTGCAGGACGCCCATCTCCGCGAAGCCCTGGCCCTCTCCCTCGATCGCGCTACGATGGCCGGCGTGTTGCTCCAGAAGCAAGCCGAACCCGCCGCCGCTCTTTTGCCGCCGTGGCTCTCCGGGTATGCTTTCCTCTTCACCGTGGAAACGAACGTGGAGCGCGCGAAGGAGATGCGCGCGGCCTTGCCGGCCACCCTGGCGACCGTGGCGGAGCCGCTGCGCCTGCGCGTGGATGCGCCGGGCGACCTGGCCAGGCTGCTCGGGGACCGCATCGCGGTGAACGCCCGGCAGGCTTCGCTGGTCGTCCAGGTGGTGAACCGCATGGGTGCGCGCGCCGCCGCCGGTGTGCCGGCCTCGCGCGAGCCCGCGCCGGGCATGCGCCTGGTCGCCTGGCGGTTTCGCTCGCTCTCCGCACGTGCCGAGCTGGACGCCTTCGCCGCCGCCCTGGGCCTGGCGGAATCGGCGGAGAGCGCCGGGTCAGCCGCTTCGAGCGCCGATCCCGCGCAGCTTCACGCGCGTGAGCTGCGCCTTCTCGCCGAGCGCCGCGTCCTGCCGCTCGTGTTCCTCCCGGAGTTCGCCGGTGTGGGCTCGCACGTGCGCGACTGGATGCCCGCGTCCTGGGGTGACTGGCATCTCGCCGAGGTCTGGCTGGATAGTTCGGAATCGTCCGCGCCCGCGAAATCCTCCGGAGAAACGCCATGAGCTTTCGCACCAAACTCTTTCTGCTATTTCTCCTCACCGTGCTGGCCTCGGTGACGCTGGTGGCCTGGGGCGTGACGCGCTACACGCGCAATGCCTTCGAGGAACTGGATACACAGCGCACCGAAGCGCTGGTGGCCCAGTTCCACAAGGAGTTCGCGCAGCGCGCCGACGAAGTGGCGCATCGCGTCGAGAACATCACCAACGCCGAAGTGACCATAAAGACCGCTCTGGAACTGGCCCAGCCCAATGCCGATCCTTCCGCTTATGTGCACGACGCCAACGGCGCGGCCCAGGAGCAGAATCTCGATTACGTGGAGTTCGTCAATTCCGACGGAACGCTGATCTCCTCGGCGCAGTATCCCGCGCGCGTGGGCTACAAGAACGACTGGGTCACGGTGACGAAGGACTGGCGTTCTTCGCCCGCCTTCCTGAAGCGGGAAGAGTCGCCCGACGGCGTCGCCCTCTCCCTGACCGCCGTGCGCACCCTGCCCGTCGGGGAAAAGATTTTCTACGTGATCGGCGGCCGCCGCCTGGACCAGAACTTTCTGGCTTCGCTGGTGCTCCCTTCCGGGATGCGCGCGCTGCTCTACCGCAATCTGGAGCAGGGCTTCGTGCCCTCGGCGCTGACCGATGCATCGGGGGAAGTGGCGCAGAGCGAGCAGCTCGCCCCGCTCATCCAGCAGATGCAGAAGCAGCCGCGCCCGCTGGTGGAAACGGTGAACTGGTCCGCGGATGCGGCCTCGGCGGAAACGTTTCATGCCATGCCGCTCCTCGGGCGCAACCACGAGTTGCTGGGCGTCCTGCTTGTCGGCAGCCCGCGCCGGGAGCTGGTGCTGCTGCTGCGGCGCATCCAGTCCATCGCTGCGGGTGTCGGCGCGGGCGCCCTGCTGATCGGGCTGCTGCTCACGTGGTGGGTCTCCGCGCGCATCACCCGCCCGGTCGTGGAGCTTGCGGAAGGCGCCCGGGCCGTGGCCGCGGGCAATTGGCACACGCGCATGAAGACCGGCGCGGGCGGCGAAATCGGCCAGCTGGCCGCGGCGTTCAATGATATGACCGGCACGCTCGCGGCGCAGCGCGAGCGCCTGGTGCAGGCCGAGCGCGTGGCCGCCTGGCGCGAGCTGGCCCGGCGCCTGGCCCACGAGCTGCGCAACCCGCTCTTCCCCCTGCAGATCACCCTCGAGAATCTGCAGCGCGCGCGGACCCTGCCGCCCGAACAGTTCCACGAGATCTTCCAGGAGTCCACCGCGACGCTCAAAGCCGAGCTCGCCAACCTGAACATCATCGTCGGCCGCTTCAGCGATTTTTCGAAGATGCCCACGCCGCAGCTTCGCCGCGTCAATGTGAACGATGCCGTGCGCAATGCGGTGCGCCTCTTTGAAGCCCAGTTCAACGCCGTGGGCAAGCCGGCCATCACCCCGGATCTCCGTCTGGACGAGGCCCTGCCGGAGATCGAGGCCGATCCCGACTTGCTGCATCGCGCCCTGCAAAATCTGGTGCTCAACGCCCTGGACGCCATGCCCGCCGGCGGAACGCTCACGCTGCGTACCAGCGCCCGCGACGGCGGGGTGCGTCTGGAAGTCAGCGATTCCGGACAGGGGCTTACGCCCGAGGAATGTTCGCGGCTGTTCACTCCCTACTACACCAGCAAGCAGCACGGCACGGGTCTTGGCCTGGCCATCGTGCAATCTGTGGTCAGCGATCATGGCGGCACGATCAGCGTCGCGAGCGACCCCGGCAGTGGCACGACCTTCCGCATCGAGCTGCCCCCGCGGCCCCCCAAAATTCCGGCCGCGGCGCAAACCGGCGGCTCCGCGCCGCCGTCCGGCCGTCCGGCCTGAGTGCGGCGAAAGGAAGGCGACGTGCCCCGAAAAGCTCATCTCCTCCTGGTGGACGACGATCCCAGCACCCTGGCGTCGCTCGCCCGCGCCTTCCGCATGGCCGGCCACGAAGCCACGGTGTGCGACAACGCCGCGCGCGCCGCCGAACTGCTGCACGCGGAAACGTTCGACCTGATCTTTTCCGACGTGGTTATGCCCGGGAAGGACGGCCTGGCGCTGCTCGAGGAGTTGAAGGCCGCGGGCGTGAAGACGCCGGTGATCCTCATTTCCGGGCAGGCCAGCGTGGAGATGGCCGTGCGCGCGGTGAAGCTGGGGGCGCTGGATTTTCTGGAAAAGCCGCTCTCCACCGACAAACTGCTGGTCACCGTGGAAAACGCGCTGCGCCTGACGCGTCTCGAGGAAGAAAACCGTGAGCTGCGCCGCCGCCTCGGCCGCCACGAACTGGTGGGCAGCGGCCCGGCCATGCAGAAGCTCCTGGCGCAGATCAACCGCGTCGCCCCCAGCGAAACCCGCGTGTGCATACTGGGCGAAACGGGCACGGG contains:
- a CDS encoding LLM class flavin-dependent oxidoreductase, which encodes MFNRNKLKLGIFSPNCSSGMAVTKVPERWDASWENNLQLAQMADEAGIEFLLPIARWKGYGGESNFQGSTLETLTWACGLLAKTKKITVFGTVHAPLVHPIFAAKQMVTISHISEGRFGLNIVCGWNQDEFEMFGIAQREHDTRYDYGQEWWDIVQKIWTEKAPFDYSGRFFKVRGVVGEPKPYGGRPVVMNAGSSGAGRTFGARNCDFLFTVLVDLEKGRKDVESIKGIAAGMNRAIDVFTTSYVVVRPTKKEAVEYHDYYTKKMGDLPAAEHLMTLQGLHAQSFPPEAFQLFRERFVGGHGVYPLIGAPDDVAGELAKISQAGFIGSTITFVNYLKEFPYFRDEVLPRLERMGLREPVKRS
- a CDS encoding HAMP domain-containing protein codes for the protein MSFRTKLFLLFLLTVLASVTLVAWGVTRYTRNAFEELDTQRTEALVAQFHKEFAQRADEVAHRVENITNAEVTIKTALELAQPNADPSAYVHDANGAAQEQNLDYVEFVNSDGTLISSAQYPARVGYKNDWVTVTKDWRSSPAFLKREESPDGVALSLTAVRTLPVGEKIFYVIGGRRLDQNFLASLVLPSGMRALLYRNLEQGFVPSALTDASGEVAQSEQLAPLIQQMQKQPRPLVETVNWSADAASAETFHAMPLLGRNHELLGVLLVGSPRRELVLLLRRIQSIAAGVGAGALLIGLLLTWWVSARITRPVVELAEGARAVAAGNWHTRMKTGAGGEIGQLAAAFNDMTGTLAAQRERLVQAERVAAWRELARRLAHELRNPLFPLQITLENLQRARTLPPEQFHEIFQESTATLKAELANLNIIVGRFSDFSKMPTPQLRRVNVNDAVRNAVRLFEAQFNAVGKPAITPDLRLDEALPEIEADPDLLHRALQNLVLNALDAMPAGGTLTLRTSARDGGVRLEVSDSGQGLTPEECSRLFTPYYTSKQHGTGLGLAIVQSVVSDHGGTISVASDPGSGTTFRIELPPRPPKIPAAAQTGGSAPPSGRPA